A stretch of the Physeter macrocephalus isolate SW-GA unplaced genomic scaffold, ASM283717v5 random_190, whole genome shotgun sequence genome encodes the following:
- the INAFM2 gene encoding putative transmembrane protein INAFM2: MKERDAAPAERGKPATYTGDKKAKMAAKTNKKWVRLATVFAYVLSVSLAAIVLAVYYSLIWQPVGAGTSGGAAGPPPGGSNATGPSGTSGAAAAAGPNTTGSSRREAPRDAPPLQAARPVSPEPSADSPLAGPLEQPQGAEEDEKEAAAAPGSR, encoded by the coding sequence ATGAAGGAGCGCGACGCTGCCCCGGCCGAGCGGGGCAAGCCGGCCACCTACACCGGGGACAAGAAGGCGAAGATGGCGGCCAAGACCAACAAGAAGTGGGTCCGACTCGCCACCGTGTTCGCTTACGTGCTCTCCGTGTCGCTGGCCGCCATCGTGCTCGCCGTCTACTACAGCCTCATCTGGCAGCCGGTGGGCGCCGGGACCTCGGGAGGAGCCGCCGGCCCGCCCCCCGGCGGCTCCAACGCCACCGGCCCGTCCGGGACTTCAggggcggcggctgcggcggggCCCAACACCACGGGGTCGTCCCGCCGCGAGGCGCCGCGCGACGCGCCCCCGCTACAGGCGGCGCGGCCCGTGTCTCCTGAGCCTTCTGCCGACAGCCCCCTGGCCGGGCCGCTGGAGCAGCCGCAGGGGGCCGAGGAGGACGAGAAGGAAGCG